In Primulina eburnea isolate SZY01 chromosome 14, ASM2296580v1, whole genome shotgun sequence, the following proteins share a genomic window:
- the LOC140812447 gene encoding fasciclin-like arabinogalactan protein 10, translating into MAAFRHLLLALSLVSITILSAATNITEILAAYPEYSEFNDLLSQTKLADEINSREPVTVCVLPNGGLSTYTGKYPISVIKSILSLHVLLDYFDGPKLHKISEGSILSTTLYQTTGNADGKLGFVNITVLRGGKVGFGSGIPGSPLDSTFTKSVKQVPYNVSVIEVSQAIAPAEILTAAPPAADVNITALLVKAGCKNFASLIVSTGVLKVYESALDNGLTIFAPNDEAFKAEDAPDLSTLTNAELVSILQYHALATYSPIGTLKETKDKITTLATNGAGKYALGVTTKGDSVSLDTGVDISRIASTVLDSTPLCIFTIDSLLLPMELFGKPPSPAPAPAPETSPSQSPAADAPAPESSAAPAPVLSPPAPPTNSPSDAPSDGPTDDSQNSSSDNSAGVLESPVSMKTVLTVAGSVFAYVLWS; encoded by the coding sequence ATGGCCGCATTCCGCCATCTTCTCCTTGCCCTCTCCCTCGTCTCTATCACGATTCTGTCCGCTGCCACCAACATTACCGAAATCCTCGCCGCTTACCCTGAATACAGTGAGTTCAACGATCTGTTGAGCCAAACAAAACTCGCAGACGAAATCAACAGCCGCGAACCGGTCACCGTCTGTGTCCTGCCTAATGGCGGACTCTCTACCTATACTGGGAAATACCCTATCAGTGTCATTAAGAGCATACTGTCACTGCACGTCTTACTCGACTACTTTGACGGGCCAAAGCTACACAAAATCTCAGAAGGTTCGATACTCTCCACCACGCTGTACCAGACCACCGGGAACGCCGATGGGAAGCTCGGATTTGTCAACATTACTGTTTTGAGAGGTGGAAAAGTCGGATTTGGATCCGGCATTCCTGGGTCGCCGCTGGACTCTACTTTCACCAAGTCCGTCAAACAAGTACCGTATAATGTGTCGGTGATAGAGGTCAGCCAGGCGATTGCTCCGGCCGAGATTCTGACGGCTGCGCCACCCGCGGCCGACGTTAACATCACGGCTTTACTTGTGAAAGCCGGTTGCAAAAACTTTGCCTCGTTGATTGTTTCTACTGGGGTTTTGAAAGTCTACGAGTCCGCCTTGGACAACGGTCTGACTATTTTCGCGCCGAACGATGAGGCGTTCAAGGCGGAGGATGCGCCAGATCTGAGCACACTCACCAATGCTGAGTTGGTCTCGATCTTGCAGTATCACGCCCTTGCGACCTACTCTCCCATCGGAACTTTGAAAGAAACCAAGGATAAGATAACTACTCTCGCAACTAATGGCGCCGGGAAATATGCCCTTGGAGTCACAACAAAGGGCGACTCGGTAAGTCTAGACACCGGCGTCGACATATCGAGAATCGCTTCCACTGTGCTCGACTCGACTCCGCTCTGCATTTTCACCATCGACAGTCTTCTTCTTCCCATGGAGCTCTTCGGTAAGCCTCCGTCTCCGGCGCCGGCTCCTGCGCCCGAGACTTCTCCATCGCAGTCTCCTGCGGCTGACGCTCCAGCTCCTGAATCCTCTGCGGCTCCCGCCCCAGTACTTTCCCCTCCAGCCCCTCCGACTAATTCACCTAGCGACGCTCCATCGGATGGTCCTACAGACGACTCTCAGAACAGCTCCTCCGACAATTCCGCCGGAGTTTTGGAATCTCCGGTGTCGATGAAAACGGTGCTGACAGTTGCAGGTTCGGTATTTGCTTATGTTTTGTGGTCCTAA
- the LOC140813307 gene encoding AT-hook motif nuclear-localized protein 22-like isoform X2: MDQLTHGRPRHLPPPFHGGDLQLHQHQFLQHQQHRRSLEDEQSGNGNPLKGDPDENYGLASTNTADQEKEMEQLGTDQNEVTRRPRGRPSGSKNKPKPPIIITRDSANALRSHVMEVANGCDIQESITIFATRRQRGVCILSGSGAVTNVTLRQPSAPGAVVNLHGRFEILSLSGSFLPPPAPAAASGLTIYLAGGQGQVVGGTVVGPLLASGPVMIMAASFGNAAYERLPLEDEEAALAGGGQLGSPPPPGIAGQQMMSDPNANMFHGMPQTNLMNSCQLPAEAYWGTDSKI; the protein is encoded by the exons ATGGATCAGCTAACTCACGGTCGTCCCCGCCATTTACCGCCACCTTTCCACGGCGGAGATCTTCAGCTCCACCAGCATCAATTCCTGCAGCATCAGCAGCACCGCCGGAGTCTCGAAGACGAACAAAGCGGAAACGGTAACCCATTAAAGGGAGATCCGGATGAGAATTATGGCCTCGCCTCCACCAACACAGCCGATCAAGAAAAAGAGATGGAGCAACTGGGGACTGATCAAAACGAGGTAACAAGAAGACCTCGGGGCCGCCCCTCCGGCTCAAAGAACAAGCCTAAGCCTCCTATTATTATCACTCGAGATAGTGCTAACGCACTCAGGTCTCATGTTATGGAAGTTGCGAATGGCTGTGATATTCAAGAAAGCATAACAATCTTCGCCACCAGGCGGCAGAGGGGCGTTTGCATATTGAGCGGAAGCGGCGCCGTGACGAATGTAACTCTCCGTCAGCCTTCCGCTCCTGGCGCGGTTGTGAATTTGCATGGAAGATTTGAAATTCTCTCTCTTTCGGGATCGTTTCTTCCTCCTCCGGCTCCGGCAGCGGCGTCTGGACTTACTATATATTTGGCCGGCGGGCAAGGACAAGTGGTGGGGGGGACGGTAGTTGGGCCTCTTCTGGCTTCCGGGCCGGTGATGATAATGGCTGCGTCTTTTGGTAATGCAGCTTATGAGAGGCTGCCTTTGGAAGATGAAGAGGCGGCACTGGCGGGAGGAGGACAGCTGGGATCGCCGCCGCCGCCGGGGATTGCGGGGCAGCAAATGATGAGTGATCCAAATGCGAATATGTTTCACGGAATGCCCCAAACTAATCTCATGAATTCATGCCAATTACCAGCTGAAGCTTACTGGGGAACAG ACAGTAAGATATAA
- the LOC140813307 gene encoding AT-hook motif nuclear-localized protein 22-like isoform X1, with product MDQLTHGRPRHLPPPFHGGDLQLHQHQFLQHQQHRRSLEDEQSGNGNPLKGDPDENYGLASTNTADQEKEMEQLGTDQNEVTRRPRGRPSGSKNKPKPPIIITRDSANALRSHVMEVANGCDIQESITIFATRRQRGVCILSGSGAVTNVTLRQPSAPGAVVNLHGRFEILSLSGSFLPPPAPAAASGLTIYLAGGQGQVVGGTVVGPLLASGPVMIMAASFGNAAYERLPLEDEEAALAGGGQLGSPPPPGIAGQQMMSDPNANMFHGMPQTNLMNSCQLPAEAYWGTADSKI from the exons ATGGATCAGCTAACTCACGGTCGTCCCCGCCATTTACCGCCACCTTTCCACGGCGGAGATCTTCAGCTCCACCAGCATCAATTCCTGCAGCATCAGCAGCACCGCCGGAGTCTCGAAGACGAACAAAGCGGAAACGGTAACCCATTAAAGGGAGATCCGGATGAGAATTATGGCCTCGCCTCCACCAACACAGCCGATCAAGAAAAAGAGATGGAGCAACTGGGGACTGATCAAAACGAGGTAACAAGAAGACCTCGGGGCCGCCCCTCCGGCTCAAAGAACAAGCCTAAGCCTCCTATTATTATCACTCGAGATAGTGCTAACGCACTCAGGTCTCATGTTATGGAAGTTGCGAATGGCTGTGATATTCAAGAAAGCATAACAATCTTCGCCACCAGGCGGCAGAGGGGCGTTTGCATATTGAGCGGAAGCGGCGCCGTGACGAATGTAACTCTCCGTCAGCCTTCCGCTCCTGGCGCGGTTGTGAATTTGCATGGAAGATTTGAAATTCTCTCTCTTTCGGGATCGTTTCTTCCTCCTCCGGCTCCGGCAGCGGCGTCTGGACTTACTATATATTTGGCCGGCGGGCAAGGACAAGTGGTGGGGGGGACGGTAGTTGGGCCTCTTCTGGCTTCCGGGCCGGTGATGATAATGGCTGCGTCTTTTGGTAATGCAGCTTATGAGAGGCTGCCTTTGGAAGATGAAGAGGCGGCACTGGCGGGAGGAGGACAGCTGGGATCGCCGCCGCCGCCGGGGATTGCGGGGCAGCAAATGATGAGTGATCCAAATGCGAATATGTTTCACGGAATGCCCCAAACTAATCTCATGAATTCATGCCAATTACCAGCTGAAGCTTACTGGGGAACAG CAGACAGTAAGATATAA